TTTTTAACTGCTTCaacatcaatatcaatcaacttcCCTGTTTTAGATGAGATTGGGATACATCTTTTCTCTTGTGCATTGGGAACGAAGAGTCTGGCCTTTTCCTCGGAACAAAATAGTGCGATACTGTGAAACAACAAAGAAGTTAATTAGTATAACATTCCAGAAGTCATTCTACTGTTTTTAAGATGATAGTCATTATATAGTCATTATATAGTCATTATTTAGATTTGCTTCTTCTGTTAGATACTGCTTCTTGTCTCCATTTATTAGAATGTATGCAGAAAATATTGTGAATCTTATTTGGTGAATGTTACCTTGGTTTTTCACGAGCATTTGCAAGTTGTATAGCGGCAGTATTTGTTGCAATGACTCCAATGGAATCATTGATTAGAGCTGCCAACTGATAGAAATAGGAGAATGAAATGAATATAACATGTATCTGTCAGTTTGGATGAGTGAACTATGCAACTATTGACTGACCTGTCCAGGAGTGGTGATGAATACAATACTGGCATCATCTCCTACTACTTCTTCCACATCATCTCTTTCTTTCTCATGTGGAATGACGAATACAGGCTTAATACCCCTGTTATTATGATATTGATAGAAGCAAATACATAAAACATGTAGAGCTAAGATTAAGTCTACCCACGTGATAATATACGAGAAGAACAACTAGCATGTCATAATTCCCATAGAAAACAAATCTTTTGCGCTTTTGTAGTGCCCGAGGATATTATAATATTCTTACCCCTTTATTGCCTCTGTTATTTCATCCCATACTTGAATTGGCAACAAACTGTCAGTATCCCCTTTAGATTGCATTGAAGCTTTCGAATCTGATTTGATACCATGAATTACAATATATTTCCCTTTCTCCGCACCTGTATTCTTGTATTTTGTCTCTACTACATCCTTCACTTTCCTGGAGATTGATACTTTCAAGGGTGGCACAGGTTGTCTTGGTACATTATGCCTAGGTCGTCCTAACCAATCGAGCATCTGATGATACCTAAATCAATATTCTAGCATTGTCACTCAATATGAACTGAATCTGGTAAATAAAAACCAATGTTCCCATTCATTAAGTATTATACAACTATTTTATctgagaagatgaaatgaaaatttcCAGGAACACTCACATGTGATAACCATCCTCAGCTAGGTTTAGTTTATCTGGTATAAATTGTTCGGATAAAATTACTCCTGCTCCTGCTGCATTTACATTTGGGTACACGTAGCTAACTGTATCCCTAGATGAAGTCATAAACAAGAATGATGCATGCCCCAGTCCTGCCAGTTTTGTAGATAGTATCATATCATAGTACCTACCCTGTCATACAGGAAAACTCAGTTATACAGCAGAGCTTCCAGATGATATAGAATGAAGCTAGTCAGTATAAGCACTTACCTTTAGAATCCCGATCATGTCGGTATACTCAGCTGGATCAGGaaaatcttcatcagaatcccacACATCAGCCCACCTGACATTTTTGTTCAACTCATAAGTTTGTTTACCTCTAGCGGATGCAAGAACATCTACTTGAACACCAGGGTATCTATCTTTAATCAACTGAATTACAGGAAAGTACAACAGATTTTCGTAGACACCACCAGAGATGACACAACAACATCTCCGAACATCTCCCCTGACTTTTGACCCAATGGAGGCAACTTCAGGCATAAAACCAGGTGGGAATTTGAGAAACCCATACGGATTGTTTGGATCCTCAGGTGGTCTCGGGTCTTCGTCTTGCTTTCCTTCTGCATACATTGAACCAGAACCCATTTCTGGGTCATCTCCATAATCAAAAGGGTCTAACCATGAGTTCCTTTTCTTTGCATTTGCTGTAAATTTTGCTCTTCTGCAACAACTGGTCTCTAACGGATTTACTACCGAAAAAGAAAGACTTGTAAAGTACTGCGTCGTCGAGGGTATTGAAGGTGAGAATGGGTTTGATGACAGAAAAGGTGAAATGCAATTGTTTTGCAGAGCTGTAGCCATTAACAGTGAATATAATGCCTTCTATTCTCTTTTTtctcttcctttttctttctGCAACAATTCTGTCTTTTGAACTTGTTGATCTTAATTTGGTTGCCATGAATTCTTATTGTTTCATTTGGATTTTGAACGAGTGGAAGAGAGTTGGATAATACTGTTTGTCTACAGAATCCTAATGGAGACAATATTTGAATGAgacaacaagaaggaaaattgttaAAGTGGTTTTGCCTAAGGTTTGAAAAACAGGTCACGGCCACtgggcgtgaccgttataacgcgtTTTGACAGGTGTGAGCACGTTTTACTTAGGAAAAAACGCGTTTTTTATACGTTATTCTAAAATAACGGGCGTTATAACGGttaaatagaaaacaaaaaaagattATGGTTTGAAATTCCTATCTGACGGTTACAACGTGCGTGAAAacagttataacgggtctaataacgttgttataacgtattttatatattattatctTATTCTCTTatatttaaaatattaattggaattttttaatctttaatttaaaatataaagatgtgtaagaaaatatttttatattcttttttctttaaaaacggttataactgacgtgaaaacgtgaaaaatggtctaaaaaacttgcgttaaaatgttatttagaaggaaaaagcgtaaaattcaattttagaaaaacggttataACATGCGTGAAAACGATTATAACGGGTTTAAATAACGCCGTTATCTTCTATTTATCGGTAATATATAGATATGGGTGTCGGCGACCCTCAAGGACAGGCTACATAGGCGTGACCGTGAAAACGTTAAAACAGATCAGAAAGAAAACGTTATTTTCTATTTAACGCGGTCAAACCTAGTCAGAGCTCAGAATAATATCCTTTTCAGCACATCCTATATTTTTCCTCAAATTTGGGAACTAACGAGTATATTTTAAATTTTGGAACAAAGAAAAGAATCGAAGAAGAATGTGTTTCAGTTTACACAGTGCACCCTTCAGACTTCAGTCGACCTCCTAGCTATTCTTCTCCACTTATCAAATCAAATACTTGTTGAATAACTAGTTTAAACTGATTTCAGAGAGATATGGAAGTCAAGACTTGCAAAAGTTCCAATCCTCTCTATTATCTCAGTTTCATGATCTTATTATTATTAAATCCTgtatttcctgtttcatcttcctcttcttctgatGATGACTGCAATTGTGAAGCATATCTTGTTCAATCAATTCCAACAGATATGCCTCATCTTCCTTCCATTCATGGTGTTCTTTCCACTGGTAATAGTAATAtcactcttcttctttctttatctATTGTTTTTTGACTTATTGAACCAATTTTGATTAAacttaataataataatgaatcaATCAGGTGATGTTTTCAAGTGGTTAGCTGGGAATTCAACAAAGAGACTTGATATGATTGTACAGTATTGGCAATTCTTAGCTCAACCTGAAAACCCAAAATCTGGTGATTTTGGATATTCAAAACAAGAGATGGATAGATTTGGAGCTGATGTTGGTTATCAAgtctttcaatcacttgaaaatgccGCTGATAGAAATGTTAATATCAGGTAATTTCCTAATtacaattttcaattttattttttttattggtttttaaacttAAGTTTAAGATTGTTGTATTTTGCCATATAGGATTTTACAGCACACAGGGGTTTATCCTGACTTCACAAGAGAATCATCAATTCTTGCAGCAGGAAGACCAAATGTGCAAAATGTGACACTATTGCTTGGTGACTGGTGGGGTTCTGGCATTGTCCATACCAAAGTTTGGATATCAGACCGCAAAGACATATACATTGGCTCTGCTAATAATGATTGGAAATCTCTCACTCAGGTTCTGCTCCCATACCCATTTTTACTCCATATATAACCGTCATGTCTATACGTCTCTCAAGAAGCATAAACATATATTTTGCTGTAGGCAGTTTTGTCTTTAGGGGATTGGGGTTTTTAGTGTAGTGGGTTCTTGTTTATTAAGCTGTAAGATCACAAGAAATGTGGTTCTTTTGCTAATCATTTTGCCAGGATAAGGTTGCTATAGCAGATACGAGTCATTCCTTTAATTTTTAGGAAAGTTGACACATGCAAGATGTGTTGAATGATCCAGCTTTAGCTGCATGAGCCAAGTTTTTTTTTCTCCTAAACATGGTAACTAAAATGAGAAGCGGTGAGGTCTCAATAAACAGAACTGCCTGATAATGGAACAGCGGGGGTAGTAGGTAGATGATTTATGGTTTATGGGTCTGAAACTACTATAGGTTTATATTTGGTTATGCGATTCTGTTGGTAGTTTCTTATTTCTTATTAGCAGTATAAAATTTCAGTTGAATCATGGAATGCTTTTTATTCTGTAGGTGAAAGAAGTTGGAATATATCTTGTTGGTTGTCCAAAAATAGCAGAAGAGGTAGAAATCTACTTTGATAACCTATGGACACTTGCAGCTCTTAATTCTTCAAAATATATTAAACCTGTTTGGGACGAACACTCGCAAATCAACCGAGAAGTTCCTTGTTGGTCACATTTTGTCGATTTGAAAGAGCGGTGTAGGTATAACTAGAGACTAGTTTGTACTATGTACCGCTAAT
This DNA window, taken from Papaver somniferum cultivar HN1 chromosome 3, ASM357369v1, whole genome shotgun sequence, encodes the following:
- the LOC113355941 gene encoding photosynthetic NDH subunit of subcomplex B 1, chloroplastic-like, whose protein sequence is MATALQNNCISPFLSSNPFSPSIPSTTQYFTSLSFSVVNPLETSCCRRAKFTANAKKRNSWLDPFDYGDDPEMGSGSMYAEGKQDEDPRPPEDPNNPYGFLKFPPGFMPEVASIGSKVRGDVRRCCCVISGGVYENLLYFPVIQLIKDRYPGVQVDVLASARGKQTYELNKNVRWADVWDSDEDFPDPAEYTDMIGILKGRYYDMILSTKLAGLGHASFLFMTSSRDTVSYVYPNVNAAGAGVILSEQFIPDKLNLAEDGYHMYHQMLDWLGRPRHNVPRQPVPPLKVSISRKVKDVVETKYKNTGAEKGKYIVIHGIKSDSKASMQSKGDTDSLLPIQVWDEITEAIKGGIKPVFVIPHEKERDDVEEVVGDDASIVFITTPGQLAALINDSIGVIATNTAAIQLANAREKPSIALFCSEEKARLFVPNAQEKRCIPISSKTGKLIDIDVEAVKNSLQIFEGVLALA
- the LOC113355943 gene encoding phospholipase D Z-like produces the protein MEVKTCKSSNPLYYLSFMILLLLNPVFPVSSSSSSDDDCNCEAYLVQSIPTDMPHLPSIHGVLSTGDVFKWLAGNSTKRLDMIVQYWQFLAQPENPKSGDFGYSKQEMDRFGADVGYQVFQSLENAADRNVNIRILQHTGVYPDFTRESSILAAGRPNVQNVTLLLGDWWGSGIVHTKVWISDRKDIYIGSANNDWKSLTQVKEVGIYLVGCPKIAEEVEIYFDNLWTLAALNSSKYIKPVWDEHSQINREVPCWSHFVDLKERCRSPLPSYVRVPHVNGYPTLSDPSMFKTPIKTPGCNNSTIHHHSSYLSFAPPELLFGKFQSDEQAWLGTIKSVGSRGTLRISTMDWLGQSQYTSEAVFWSSLSSAISEVVFSKHAKVKILVAYWGHFINNTDLYLKSLLYTNVLYEAVKYKEKICNGKIEIKYYEVPGFNMTGPALSNATATGNTYPAYTRVNHGKYAVSDIRAHIGTSNLVWDYFYTTAGVSFGTYTPSLVSQLQEIFDADWNSPYAVPVNPLPMEIHSSW